A stretch of Physeter macrocephalus isolate SW-GA chromosome 8, ASM283717v5, whole genome shotgun sequence DNA encodes these proteins:
- the DNAJC21 gene encoding dnaJ homolog subfamily C member 21 isoform X1 → MKCHYEALGVRRDASEEELKKAYRKLALKWHPDKNLDNAAEAAEQFKLIQAAYDVLSDPQERAWYDNHREALLKGGLDGEYQDDSLDLLHYFTVTCYSGYGDDEKGFYTVYRNVFEMIAKEELESSLEEDVDDFPTFGGSQSDYDTVVHPFYAYWQSFCTQKNFAWKEEYDTRQASNHWEKRAMEKENKKIRDKARKEKNELVRQLVAFIRKRDRRVQAHRKLVEEQNAEKARKAEAMRRQQKLKQAKLAEQYKEQSWMTVADLEKELREIEAQYEKEFGDGSGEDEAEEQELQDGQDGKDSDEAEDAELYDGLYCPACDKSFKTEKAMRNHEKSKKHREMVALLKQQLEEEEANFSGPQTDENSLNANSEEEMEDAPKQKLSKKQKKKKQKPAQNYDDNFNENGTGEAVKLDREDNSRNQDSAKELCGDPKSEAESVSKPKGKKAKDTKKSVRVPAEPQTVSDVLISCTTCHSEFPSRNKLFNHLKATGHARAPSSSSLNSVTDSRSKKEKRKNR, encoded by the exons ATAAAAATCTGGATAATGCCGCAGAAGCAGCTGAGCAATTTAAACTAATCCAAGCAGCGTATGATGTGTTGAGCGACCCTCAGGAAAGAGCATG gtATGATAATCATAGAGAGGCTCTGCTTAAAGGTGGGCTTGATGGAGAGTATCAAGATGACAGCTTAGATTTGCTTCACTATTTCACTGTGACCTGTTACTCTGGTTATGGAGATGATGAAAAG GGCTTTTATACAGTGTATCGTAATGTTTTTGAAATGATTGCCAAGGAAGAACTAGAATCTTCTTTAGAAGAGGATGTTGACGATTTCCCGACTTTTGGGGGCTCCCAGAGTGACTATGATACG GTAGTCCATCCTTTCTACGCTTATTGGCAGAGTTTCTGCACTCAGAAGAACTTTGCTTGGAAAGAAGAATATGATACACGACAGGCTTCAAACCACTGGGAGAAACGAGCCatggaaaaagagaacaaaaagattCGAGACaaagcaaggaaagagaagaacGAGCTTGTCCGTCAGCTGGTAGCTTTCATCCGTAAAAGAGATAGAAGAGTGCAGGCTCATCGAAAACTTGTGGAAGAACAGAACGCGGAGAAGGCGAGGAAAGCCGAAGCAATGAGGCGGCAGCAGAAGCTAAAGCAGGCCAA ACTGGCAGAGCAGTACAAAGAGCAGAGCTGGATGACGGTGGCCGATTTGGAGAAGGAGCTCAGGGAGATTGAGGCGCAGTATGAAAAGGAGTTTGGAGATGGATCAGGTGAAGATGAAGCGGAAGAACAGGAACTCCAAGACGGACAGGATG GTAAAGATAGTGACGAGGCTGAGGATGCAGAACTTTATGATGGCCTTTACTGCCCAGCATGTGACAAATCTTTCAAGACGGAAAAGGC CATGAGGAATCATGAAAAATCAAAGAAGCATCGGGAAATGGTTGCCTTGTTAAAACAACagttggaggaggaggaagcaaatTTTTCAGGACCTCAAACTGATGAAAACAGTCTGAATGCCAATTctgaggaagaaatggaggatgCACCAAAACAAAA gctttccaaaaaacagaagaaaaagaaacagaaaccagcACAG AATTATGATGATAATTTCAATGAAAATGGAACTGGAGAAGCAGTCAAGCTTGATCGAGAAGATAACAGCCGAAATCAAGACAGTGCCAAAGAACTGTGTGGTGACCCCAAAAGTGAAGCTGAAAG tgtTTCTAAACCCAAGGGAAAGAAAGCCAAAGATACTAAAAAATCTGTCAGAGTACCTGCTGAACCACAGACAGTG agTGATGTTCTTATCAGCTGTACAACCTGCCATAGTGAATTTCCATCCCGGAATAAACTTTTTAACCATCTAAAGGCCACAGGTCATGCAAGAGCACCTTCATCGTCATCTTTAAACAGTGTAACAGATAGTCGAAGCAAAAAAGAGAAACGTAAAAACAGATAG
- the DNAJC21 gene encoding dnaJ homolog subfamily C member 21 isoform X2, whose product MKCHYEALGVRRDASEEELKKAYRKLALKWHPDKNLDNAAEAAEQFKLIQAAYDVLSDPQERAWYDNHREALLKGGLDGEYQDDSLDLLHYFTVTCYSGYGDDEKGFYTVYRNVFEMIAKEELESSLEEDVDDFPTFGGSQSDYDTVVHPFYAYWQSFCTQKNFAWKEEYDTRQASNHWEKRAMEKENKKIRDKARKEKNELVRQLVAFIRKRDRRVQAHRKLVEEQNAEKARKAEAMRRQQKLKQAKLAEQYKEQSWMTVADLEKELREIEAQYEKEFGDGSGEDEAEEQELQDGQDGKDSDEAEDAELYDGLYCPACDKSFKTEKAMRNHEKSKKHREMVALLKQQLEEEEANFSGPQTDENSLNANSEEEMEDAPKQKLSKKQKKKKQKPAQNYDDNFNENGTGEAVKLDREDNSRNQDSAKELCGDPKSEAERVMFLSAVQPAIVNFHPGINFLTI is encoded by the exons ATAAAAATCTGGATAATGCCGCAGAAGCAGCTGAGCAATTTAAACTAATCCAAGCAGCGTATGATGTGTTGAGCGACCCTCAGGAAAGAGCATG gtATGATAATCATAGAGAGGCTCTGCTTAAAGGTGGGCTTGATGGAGAGTATCAAGATGACAGCTTAGATTTGCTTCACTATTTCACTGTGACCTGTTACTCTGGTTATGGAGATGATGAAAAG GGCTTTTATACAGTGTATCGTAATGTTTTTGAAATGATTGCCAAGGAAGAACTAGAATCTTCTTTAGAAGAGGATGTTGACGATTTCCCGACTTTTGGGGGCTCCCAGAGTGACTATGATACG GTAGTCCATCCTTTCTACGCTTATTGGCAGAGTTTCTGCACTCAGAAGAACTTTGCTTGGAAAGAAGAATATGATACACGACAGGCTTCAAACCACTGGGAGAAACGAGCCatggaaaaagagaacaaaaagattCGAGACaaagcaaggaaagagaagaacGAGCTTGTCCGTCAGCTGGTAGCTTTCATCCGTAAAAGAGATAGAAGAGTGCAGGCTCATCGAAAACTTGTGGAAGAACAGAACGCGGAGAAGGCGAGGAAAGCCGAAGCAATGAGGCGGCAGCAGAAGCTAAAGCAGGCCAA ACTGGCAGAGCAGTACAAAGAGCAGAGCTGGATGACGGTGGCCGATTTGGAGAAGGAGCTCAGGGAGATTGAGGCGCAGTATGAAAAGGAGTTTGGAGATGGATCAGGTGAAGATGAAGCGGAAGAACAGGAACTCCAAGACGGACAGGATG GTAAAGATAGTGACGAGGCTGAGGATGCAGAACTTTATGATGGCCTTTACTGCCCAGCATGTGACAAATCTTTCAAGACGGAAAAGGC CATGAGGAATCATGAAAAATCAAAGAAGCATCGGGAAATGGTTGCCTTGTTAAAACAACagttggaggaggaggaagcaaatTTTTCAGGACCTCAAACTGATGAAAACAGTCTGAATGCCAATTctgaggaagaaatggaggatgCACCAAAACAAAA gctttccaaaaaacagaagaaaaagaaacagaaaccagcACAG AATTATGATGATAATTTCAATGAAAATGGAACTGGAGAAGCAGTCAAGCTTGATCGAGAAGATAACAGCCGAAATCAAGACAGTGCCAAAGAACTGTGTGGTGACCCCAAAAGTGAAGCTGAAAG agTGATGTTCTTATCAGCTGTACAACCTGCCATAGTGAATTTCCATCCCGGAATAAACTTTTTAACCATCTAA